The proteins below come from a single Miscanthus floridulus cultivar M001 chromosome 1, ASM1932011v1, whole genome shotgun sequence genomic window:
- the LOC136455224 gene encoding uncharacterized protein — MGRGPLDHLPDVRETALGASASSLALPGGGGGDASRSATARPEAEADTSKARALGKHAVSPTVSTAEVEQAMLGATQPPPQRVEGAPEFGEDRPAPTDTEAVPPPPLQRRVVVPKRLHPCSSQKRHMEVPALAPRKTLKVSASSTTQWVTEAQTTIQRGVASARADPKEPDAQGEAAEAAMEQAEEEAPTPREAKARKSARAEVPLVAEATEAEAPRASEAEATEAGVPRTTEAAVVEARAPRTTEAGAAEAGVSAAKLAA, encoded by the exons atggggcggggtcccctagaccacctccCTGACGTTAGGGAGACAGCGCTTGGGGCATCGGCGAGCAGCCTGGCGCTtcctggaggaggaggaggggacgcCTCGAGGTCAGCGACCGCCCgccccgaggccgaggccgacacatCCAAGGCGAGGGCATTAGGGAAGCACGCCGTCAGCCCGACGGTCtcgacggcagaggtggagcaggcaATGCTGGGGGCGACGCAACCGCCCCcacagagggtcgagggggcgccgGAGTTCGGTGAGGACCGGCCGGCACCGACGGATACAGAGGCCGTGCCACCAccaccgttgcagaggagggtcgtagtgccgaagcggttgcatccctgctcgag CCAGAAGCGTCACATGGAAGTGCCCGCCCTGGCGCCACGTAAGACGCTCAAGGTGAGCGCTAGCTCCACCACCCAATGGGTGACAGAGGCGCAAACCACCATACAGCGTGGCGTGGCCTCGGCCAGGgctgacccaaaggagccggACGCCCAAGGAGAGGCGGCCGAGGCGGCCATGGAGCAAGCGGAGGAGGAGGCACCTACGCCTCGTGAGGCCAAGGCCCGCAAGTCAGCTAGAGCCGAGGTGCCTTTAGTCGCCGAGGCCACTGAGGCTGAGGCCCCCCGGGCCTCCGAGGCCGAGGCAACGGAGGCCGGGGtgcccaggaccaccgaggccgcggTGGTAGAGGCTAGAGCTCCCAGGACCACTGAGGCCGGGGCGGCGGAGGCTGGCGTGAGCGCAGCGAAGCTggcggcctag
- the LOC136455235 gene encoding uncharacterized protein, with translation MAVPNYTYLKLKMPGPNGVIMVESTYEHAYDCDVECIEYTEALVEAETLIVNLDRLGDKAPDSKHRARTFEPTEAVKLVPVDPTGSNDRALRISVTLNSK, from the coding sequence atggcggtccccaactacacctacctcaagctcaagatgccaggtcccAACGGCGTTATCAtggtcgagtccacgtacgagcatgcatacgactgcgacgtcgaatgcatcgagtacaccgaggctcttgtggaagccgagaccctcatcgtcaacctcgaccggcTTGGTGacaaggcgcctgactccaagcatcgtgccaggactttcgagcccacggaagccgtcaaactcgtcccggtcgaccccaccggctccaacgaccgagcgctgaggatcagcgtcACCCTCAATAGcaaatag